TTCGACGCGCTGTCCAAGGTCAACGACCACGAGCCCGATCTCATCTTCTGCGACATCCTCATGCCGCGGCTGGACGGCTACCAGACGTGCGCCATCATCAAGCGCAACGTCAAGTTCAAGAACGTGCCGGTGATCATGCTCTCGTCCAAGGACGGCCTGTTCGACAAGGCGCGCGGCCGCATGGTCGGATCGCAGGACTACCTCACCAAACCGTTCACCAAAGACCAACTGTTGCAGGCGGTGGAGCAGCATCGCCGCGCGGCGTGACTGATTCCACGGGAGTCGGCGCGTTGCGCGCCACGCTTCCCGAGTTAGCCCTTGCTAGCGCCCTGAACGTGTGACACTCGCCCCTTGCGCGTTGGGCGACGATAGAAGGACAGAGACGAAATGGCCACTCCCAAACCTCCCATCAAGAAGATCCTGCTGGTTGACGATTCGAAGACCGAACTGCACTTCCTGTCGGACCTTCTCGAAAAGCGCGGCTACACGATCCGCACCGCCGAGAACGGCGAGGAGGCGATGCGCCGCCTGGCCGAGGAAACGCCCGACCTGATCCTGATGGATGTCGTCATGCCCGGCCAGAACGGCTTCCAGCTGACGCGCGCCATCACGCGAGATCCGCGCTTCGTCAACGTGCCGGTCATCATGTGCACGAGCAAGAACCAGGAAACCGACAAGGTGTGGGGCATGCGCCAGGGCGCGCGCGACTACATCGTCAAGCCGGTCGACGCCGACGAGCTCGTCGCGAAGATCAAGGCCTTCGACTGACGAGCACCCCGGGTTCCCTGCGATGGCCAACAAGGAAGCACTGCGCGAACTTCAAAGCC
The Piscinibacter sp. XHJ-5 DNA segment above includes these coding regions:
- a CDS encoding response regulator, with the translated sequence MATPKPPIKKILLVDDSKTELHFLSDLLEKRGYTIRTAENGEEAMRRLAEETPDLILMDVVMPGQNGFQLTRAITRDPRFVNVPVIMCTSKNQETDKVWGMRQGARDYIVKPVDADELVAKIKAFD
- a CDS encoding response regulator, which encodes MEAPANAPGVKVLVIDDSNTIRRSAEIFLKQGGYQVLLAEDGFDALSKVNDHEPDLIFCDILMPRLDGYQTCAIIKRNVKFKNVPVIMLSSKDGLFDKARGRMVGSQDYLTKPFTKDQLLQAVEQHRRAA